In Octopus bimaculoides isolate UCB-OBI-ISO-001 chromosome 27, ASM119413v2, whole genome shotgun sequence, one DNA window encodes the following:
- the LOC106880053 gene encoding zinc finger protein ZFP2: MHETKRLFHCEICERSFVSNGTLTRHKRTHTGEKPFLCETCGKYFISNSNLARHKRIHTGEKPYHCDICGTSFSDKSNLIVHKRQHTGEKPYHCEICGKSFITNDHLVTHKRIHTGEKPFHCDVCGKSFAQNFCFILHKRSHTGEKPYRCDLCGKSFSHSSHLVVHERRHTGEKPFHCDICGKSFSNSSHVTIHKRSHTGEKPFHCEICGKSCFTDSDLTKHKKIHTGEKPYQCGICGKYFNTNCDLKIHKQIHTREKAFHCDICGKSFSKNSWLVVHKRSHTGEEPFHCDICGKSFITNSDLTKHERNCSETC, translated from the coding sequence ATGCACGAAACGAAAAGActtttccactgtgaaatatgtgagcGATCTTTTGTCTCTAACGGTACATTAACAAGacacaaaagaacacacactggagaaaaaccattcctCTGCGAAACGTgtggaaaatatttcatctctAACAGTAATTTAGCAagacacaaaagaatacacactggggaaaaaccgtatcattgtgatatatgtgggaCATCTTTCTCTGATAAATCTAATCTTATAGTTCACAAAAGACAACACACCGGAGAAAAACCGTACCACTgcgaaatatgtggaaaatcttttaTCACTAACGACCACCTAGTAACACACAAAAggatacacactggagaaaaaccgttTCACTGTGACGTATGTGGGAAATCCTTCGCTCagaatttttgtttcattctccACAAACGtagtcatactggagaaaaaccttatcgTTGTGACCTCTGTGGGAAATCTTTCTCACATAGTTCTCATCTTGTAGTTCATGAACGTCGTCACACGGGAGAAAAACCTTTCCATTGTGACATCTGCGGGAAATCCTTTTCTAATAGTTCTCATGTTACAATTCACAAACGTAGCCACACGGGAGAGAAACCTTtccattgtgaaatttgtgggaaatccTGTTTCACTGATAGTGATTTAACGAAACACAAGAaaattcacactggagaaaaaccctaCCAGTGTGGAATTTGTGGGAAATATTTCAACACCAACTGTGacttaaaaatacacaaacaaatacacactcgAGAAAAAGCctttcattgtgatatttgtgggaaaTCCTTCTCTAAGAATTCTTGGCTTGTAGTTCACAAgcgtagtcacactggagaagaACCTTttcattgtgatatatgtgggaAATCATTTATTACAAACAGCGATTTAACGAAACACGAGAGAAACTGCAGTGAGACATGTTAG